One part of the Hydra vulgaris chromosome 01, alternate assembly HydraT2T_AEP genome encodes these proteins:
- the LOC100201881 gene encoding cytoplasmic protein NCK2 produces MEQEISVAIAKYDYTAAGDGELTIRKNEKLVVIDDSQPWWKVQNEKSVSGYVPSNYLARKDSNKGKKNIIDNLKSKVLKNKRTSIDPLDSVTDVQNIKSKSGAKVLMVAFSKFKYTPQRDDELELNRGDQVLVIEMEHDGWCRGECNGKVGWFPFNYIQKIESNDGSTSEYADPSDVMDKPIISKVRTMYPFKSQSKEELSFDKDIILEIIDKPKDDPDWWRARKSNGEIGLVPRNYVEEIVSPVLTPGPTKPKHSISSLNTNPPIVKDETPDCIFRDKDWYHGTLSRSECEFLLNEHAKDGEYLIRNSESKPGDFSLSMKAPNRIKHFKILYGNNQYVIGQRSFSNIDELLSHYKNYPIYTTENGQKMHLLYPLNKSFTRNGVR; encoded by the exons ATGGAACAAGAAATAAGTGTTGCTATTGCAAAATATGATTACACTGCCGCTGGTGATGGAGAACTCACAATTcgcaaaaatgaaaaacttgtaGTCATTGATGATAGTCAACCATGGTGGAAAgttcaaaatgaaaaatctgTTTCAGGTTATGTACCTTCTAATTACCTTGCACGCAAAGATTCTAACaaaggcaaaaaaaatattattgataatcTTAAAAGcaaagtacttaaaaataaaagaacttccATTGACCCCCTTGATTCAGTGACTGATGTACAAAACATCAAGTCAAAATCTGGAGCTAAAGTTTTAATGGTTGCCTTTTCCAAGTTTAAGTATACTCCTCAAAGAGACGATGAGTTAGAATTAAATCGAGGTGATCAGGTTTTAGTTATTGAAATGGAACATGATGGATGGTGTCGTGGAGAATGTAACGGAAAAGTTGGGTGGTTTCCATTTaattacattcaaaaaattgaatctaATGATGGCTCAACTTCTGAATATGCTGACCCATCGGATGTGATGGACAAGCCAATTATAAGTAAAGTTAGAACTATGTATCCATTTAAATCACAATCAAAAGAAGAATTATCTTTTGACAAAGACATTATCCTAGAAATTATTGATAAACCAAAAGATGACCCTGACTGGTGGCGTGCTCGAAAATCAAATGGTGAAATCGGATTGGTTCCTAGAAATTATGTAGAAGAAATAGTTTCACCAGTTCTAACACCAGGTCCTACTAAACCCAAACATAGCATATCATCGCTTAACACAAACCCTCCCATAGTAAAGGATGAAACACCAGATTGTATATTTCGAGATAAAGATTGGTATCATGGTACTTTGTCGCGTTCAGAgtgtgaatttttattaaatgaacatGCAAAAGATGGTGAATACCTGATTCGAAACAGTGAGAGCAAg cccGGAGATTTTTCACTATCAATGAAAGCTCCCAATCgaatcaaacattttaaaattctttatggAAACAACCAATATGTAATTGGTCAACGCTCTTTTAGTAATATTGACGAGTTGCTGTCTCACTACAAAAATTATCCTATTTATACAACGGAAAATGGCCAAAAAATGCATCTTTTATATCCTCTAAATAAGTCATTTACAAGAAATGGTGTTCGATAG